A DNA window from Vagococcus penaei contains the following coding sequences:
- a CDS encoding RNA-binding S4 domain-containing protein translates to MRLDKFLKVSRIIKRRTVAKEFADKGRIQVNNQLAKSSTAVKVGDTIKLLFGNKTLEVKVLDLKETTKKDEAKDLYEIISETFEAGYEKLE, encoded by the coding sequence ATGAGATTAGATAAATTTTTAAAAGTATCACGTATTATCAAACGTCGAACAGTTGCGAAAGAATTTGCTGACAAGGGACGTATTCAAGTGAATAATCAACTAGCGAAGTCGTCAACTGCGGTTAAAGTAGGTGATACTATTAAATTATTATTTGGTAATAAGACTTTAGAAGTTAAAGTTTTAGATTTAAAAGAAACGACGAAAAAAGATGAAGCGAAAGATTTGTACGAAATTATTAGTGAAACCTTCGAAGCTGGTTATGAAAAGTTAGAATAA
- the mfd gene encoding transcription-repair coupling factor, which yields MNHLIKSPLVADWLGQTRLATTQLVTGLSGSAKSLLMAALVQQQRKVLIVAPNLYYATRLVDDLQHVIDEDYLHFFPIDEVAAVEMSFASPEARAERLNTLAFLTTDQPGIIVTSLAGFRRFLPKPELFMDSVLTIQERDTLDLVALPEKLVLLGYERQQMIGKPGEFSIRGSIVDIYPLTSDYPIRIDLFDDEVESLRYFDVNTQRSLETISQVQITPAQLDIFTSEQLANGAAKLQALVAKRLPTLDNDQKAVVSAASDYQISEWTQGHPTNEVTMYSDILYEETYFLADYLGANDTVLIDDYSRLLEAERELIREEGEWITEKLAANVLFETETLGGDFRSIVRDLKQSKTYFSLFQKGMGNLKFQAIHAFQYRPMQQFFGQMALLKTELDRWHKQNQTVIVLAESVERAKVLEKLLIDLEVSVVVANNHELLIGQTQIQVGQLDSGFELPEEKLVVVIEKEILHVKSKKRARKQTMSNAERLKDYNELKPGDFVVHMNHGIGQYVGMETLYSGGVHQDYMTIVYRNNDKLFIPVTQLDMIQKYVSSESKTPKVNKLGGAEWIKTKNKVSAKVEDIADDLIKLYAEREAENGYAFSPDDDYQREFDDAFPYSETDDQLRSIQEIKRDMERERPMDRLLVGDVGYGKTEVALRAAFKAVRDGKQVAILVPTTILAQQHYDTMQERFADFPVNIGMLSRFRTKKQQKETLDGLKQGKIDIVVGTHRVLSKDIEFLDLGLLVIDEEQRFGVKHKERLKQLKSQVDVLTLTATPIPRTLHMSMLGVRDLSVIETPPANRYPVQTYVMEKNLGAVREACERELARGGQVFYLYNRVETIEQKVEEIQAVVPDARIAYAHGQLTEVQLENVLMEFINREYDILVTTTIIETGVDIPNVNTLFVENADHMGLSQLYQLRGRVGRSNRVAYAYFMYEAQKILNEVSEKRLQAIKDFTELGSGFKIAMRDLSIRGAGNLLGSQQHGFIDSVGFDMYTQMLTEAVNRKQGKTQQDTKTVAEIDLGIDAYIPGDYIEDERQKIEIYKRIRQLDHQEMFDELESDLLDRFGEYPDEVANLLTIGLIKMNADFALVEKVQKQQHKLTVTLSKEGSKTYHVEQLFKALAKTNVKADLNPNDGQMQIHLLIDKKMTEAVWLQELSQFIAELREQKYLTLSERHDE from the coding sequence CTGTTGAAATGTCATTTGCTTCACCAGAGGCACGTGCGGAACGTTTAAATACTTTAGCTTTTTTAACAACTGATCAGCCAGGTATTATCGTAACCTCATTAGCAGGTTTTCGTCGTTTTCTACCTAAGCCTGAGCTATTCATGGACAGTGTGTTGACCATTCAAGAAAGAGATACCCTTGATTTGGTTGCTTTACCGGAAAAATTAGTTTTGCTAGGTTATGAACGTCAGCAAATGATTGGCAAACCAGGTGAGTTTAGTATTCGCGGAAGTATTGTTGATATTTATCCATTAACGAGTGATTATCCAATCCGGATTGATTTATTTGATGATGAAGTTGAATCCTTACGGTACTTTGATGTGAATACACAACGCTCACTAGAAACAATTTCTCAGGTACAAATTACACCGGCACAACTAGATATTTTTACTTCTGAGCAACTAGCGAATGGTGCCGCTAAACTGCAAGCTCTTGTGGCTAAGCGATTACCGACTTTAGATAACGATCAGAAAGCCGTGGTCTCGGCTGCTAGTGACTATCAGATAAGTGAATGGACGCAAGGACACCCAACGAATGAAGTGACCATGTACAGTGACATATTATATGAAGAAACTTACTTTTTAGCTGACTATCTGGGCGCGAATGATACAGTCTTAATTGATGATTATAGTCGCTTATTAGAGGCTGAACGGGAATTAATTCGTGAAGAAGGCGAATGGATTACCGAAAAATTAGCTGCTAATGTCTTGTTTGAGACCGAGACCCTTGGTGGTGACTTCAGAAGTATTGTCCGGGACTTAAAACAAAGTAAAACCTACTTTTCACTCTTTCAAAAAGGTATGGGTAACTTGAAGTTTCAAGCAATTCATGCTTTCCAGTATCGACCGATGCAACAATTTTTTGGTCAAATGGCACTTTTGAAGACAGAACTAGACAGGTGGCATAAACAGAATCAGACTGTTATTGTGTTAGCAGAGTCAGTTGAGCGGGCAAAAGTTTTAGAGAAACTCCTAATTGATTTAGAAGTGTCCGTAGTTGTTGCGAATAATCATGAGTTATTAATTGGGCAAACTCAAATTCAAGTTGGTCAACTCGACTCCGGATTTGAACTACCTGAGGAAAAACTAGTTGTTGTGATTGAAAAAGAAATTTTGCATGTCAAATCCAAGAAACGTGCGCGTAAACAGACAATGTCGAATGCTGAACGCCTAAAAGATTATAATGAACTAAAACCTGGAGATTTTGTGGTCCACATGAATCATGGTATTGGGCAGTATGTTGGAATGGAAACTCTCTATAGTGGTGGTGTCCATCAAGACTACATGACTATTGTTTATCGTAACAATGATAAGTTATTCATTCCTGTCACTCAGCTAGATATGATTCAGAAGTATGTTTCGTCCGAATCCAAAACACCTAAAGTCAATAAACTAGGTGGCGCTGAATGGATTAAGACAAAAAATAAAGTATCCGCCAAAGTGGAAGACATTGCGGATGATTTAATTAAACTGTATGCAGAACGTGAAGCGGAAAACGGATATGCCTTTTCGCCAGATGATGATTATCAGCGAGAATTTGATGATGCTTTCCCTTATTCAGAAACAGATGATCAATTAAGAAGTATCCAAGAAATTAAGCGTGATATGGAACGTGAACGACCAATGGACCGCTTATTAGTTGGTGATGTTGGTTATGGTAAAACAGAAGTTGCGTTACGAGCAGCTTTTAAAGCGGTTCGTGATGGTAAACAAGTAGCGATTCTTGTTCCTACTACAATTTTGGCACAACAACATTACGATACAATGCAAGAACGTTTTGCTGATTTTCCCGTTAACATTGGTATGTTAAGCCGTTTTAGAACAAAGAAACAACAAAAAGAAACCTTAGATGGATTGAAACAAGGAAAAATCGATATTGTTGTCGGGACACATCGAGTCTTATCAAAAGATATTGAATTCCTTGATTTAGGCCTTTTGGTTATTGATGAGGAACAACGATTTGGTGTGAAGCATAAAGAGCGCTTAAAACAGCTGAAATCACAAGTTGATGTCTTAACACTAACAGCAACTCCGATTCCACGCACTCTACATATGTCGATGTTGGGTGTTCGTGACTTATCAGTCATTGAAACACCACCGGCTAATCGTTACCCGGTTCAAACATATGTGATGGAGAAAAATCTGGGAGCGGTACGTGAAGCTTGCGAGCGTGAATTAGCTCGAGGTGGTCAGGTATTCTATTTATACAATCGTGTGGAAACGATTGAACAAAAAGTCGAAGAAATCCAAGCCGTTGTACCAGATGCACGAATTGCCTACGCTCATGGTCAGTTAACTGAAGTTCAATTAGAAAATGTCTTGATGGAATTTATCAATCGTGAATACGACATTTTAGTCACAACAACGATTATTGAAACAGGGGTTGATATTCCCAATGTCAATACATTATTTGTTGAAAATGCTGATCACATGGGATTATCACAACTTTACCAGTTACGTGGTCGCGTGGGGCGAAGTAACCGTGTGGCTTATGCTTATTTCATGTATGAAGCACAAAAGATTCTAAATGAAGTGAGTGAGAAGCGACTCCAAGCAATTAAAGATTTTACAGAATTAGGCTCAGGATTTAAAATTGCTATGCGTGATTTATCCATCCGTGGTGCAGGAAATTTATTAGGATCACAACAACATGGCTTCATTGATTCGGTTGGATTTGATATGTACACACAAATGCTAACTGAAGCGGTTAATCGTAAGCAAGGTAAAACCCAACAAGACACAAAAACAGTGGCTGAAATTGATTTGGGTATTGATGCGTATATTCCAGGTGATTATATTGAAGATGAACGTCAAAAGATTGAGATTTATAAACGAATTCGTCAGTTAGATCATCAAGAGATGTTTGATGAATTAGAGAGTGACTTACTGGACCGGTTTGGTGAATACCCAGATGAAGTCGCTAATTTATTGACAATTGGTTTAATCAAGATGAATGCCGATTTTGCGTTAGTGGAAAAGGTTCAAAAACAGCAACACAAATTAACAGTGACGCTAAGCAAGGAAGGTAGTAAGACATATCATGTTGAGCAACTCTTTAAGGCATTGGCTAAAACCAACGTAAAAGCTGATTTAAATCCAAATGATGGACAAATGCAAATTCACTTATTAATTGACAAAAAAATGACGGAGGCTGTCTGGCTTCAAGAACTATCACAGTTCATTGCTGAATTGCGTGAACAAAAATACTTAACGCTAAGTGAACGGCATGACGAATAA
- a CDS encoding FtsB family cell division protein: MKKKQRFLTYTKEQAPSLEVAKTETAKVTDNVLFKRRRLGIMFVVAFIVFLLIGFNLFKNSQRLLALQETKVQVTQENKQVMSKRDELANEVDLLHDDDYVAKIARAKYFYSKEGEQVYSIPELNSSTQTSGNK; the protein is encoded by the coding sequence ATGAAAAAAAAGCAAAGATTCTTAACCTACACTAAAGAACAAGCCCCTAGTTTAGAAGTTGCTAAAACCGAAACGGCTAAAGTAACTGACAATGTTTTGTTTAAACGACGTCGCTTGGGTATCATGTTTGTCGTAGCCTTTATCGTCTTTTTGTTAATTGGTTTTAATCTATTTAAAAATAGTCAACGCTTATTAGCTTTACAGGAGACAAAAGTGCAAGTGACACAAGAAAATAAACAAGTAATGAGTAAACGTGATGAGTTAGCGAATGAAGTCGACTTGCTTCATGATGACGATTATGTGGCGAAAATTGCTCGTGCGAAATACTTTTATTCTAAAGAAGGGGAGCAAGTCTATAGTATCCCTGAATTAAATAGTTCCACCCAAACTAGCGGTAACAAATAA
- a CDS encoding putative polysaccharide biosynthesis protein, protein MTNKQSTLEKSMLRGTLVLTVTSFIVKILSAVYRVPFQNLVGDEGFYVYQQVYPLYGIAMTLALTGLPVYLSKLIASSRTEADRQKVMTQFLLFMGIGSLGLFLIVQFGASLIAIKMGDTELTPVIKTVSYVFLLVPILSAYRGFYQGQMEMKPTAVSQLIEQGVRVVIILSAGFLYLRLSLTVYQVGNLATFGSVIGGLVALVILVAYGRQEKFTMNWSKAPFHFDWPFGRKLFVQGGALCLFSAYLILFQLIDSFTVLKALEESGFDSMAAKIAKGVYDRGQPLVQVGLVVAVSMTATFLPVLTKHYLEKGQDVYRETVASYLKISRVISSAAAVGLAMVLPFINQALFSDNAGQVTLEWFVLAIFFVSMIQSYQTIYQSQNKIRCQFISAMIGLGVKIIATPILTFHFGTIGSSISTLLGLGVCLGLFQLNFRRDSKKDSFRGHSLGKLLVSLLVMFCVLIGYRLLINQVIGTSRSLALLATFGGVLIGFISYLMCLLRFKVFTQEEWLLLPFGDKVVKRLKKR, encoded by the coding sequence ATGACGAATAAGCAGTCAACTTTAGAAAAAAGTATGTTACGGGGAACGTTGGTCTTAACCGTCACGTCATTTATTGTTAAAATTTTAAGTGCAGTCTATCGAGTACCTTTTCAAAATTTAGTTGGTGACGAAGGTTTTTATGTGTATCAGCAAGTTTACCCGCTCTACGGCATTGCGATGACTTTAGCTTTAACGGGATTGCCTGTTTATCTATCGAAGTTGATTGCTAGTAGTCGAACAGAAGCTGACCGTCAAAAGGTCATGACCCAGTTTTTATTGTTTATGGGAATTGGCTCATTAGGGCTATTTCTAATAGTACAATTTGGGGCTTCTTTAATTGCTATCAAGATGGGTGATACCGAATTAACACCAGTTATTAAAACTGTTTCCTATGTTTTTCTACTTGTACCGATATTATCTGCTTATCGTGGATTTTATCAAGGACAAATGGAAATGAAACCGACTGCTGTTTCGCAATTAATTGAACAAGGCGTGCGTGTTGTGATTATCCTCAGTGCAGGTTTCCTATATCTACGTTTATCATTGACCGTTTACCAAGTGGGAAATTTAGCGACATTTGGATCAGTCATTGGTGGTCTAGTGGCGTTAGTCATTTTAGTTGCCTATGGGCGGCAAGAGAAATTTACGATGAATTGGTCCAAAGCACCATTTCATTTCGATTGGCCATTTGGTCGGAAATTGTTTGTTCAAGGTGGAGCGCTTTGTTTGTTTAGTGCCTATCTGATTTTATTTCAATTAATTGATTCTTTCACAGTGTTAAAAGCACTAGAGGAAAGCGGTTTTGATAGTATGGCAGCGAAAATTGCCAAGGGTGTCTATGATCGTGGGCAACCTTTAGTTCAAGTCGGTCTCGTTGTTGCGGTTTCAATGACTGCTACTTTTTTACCAGTTTTAACCAAGCATTATCTCGAAAAAGGGCAAGATGTTTATCGCGAAACAGTTGCGTCGTATCTAAAAATTTCACGTGTCATTTCGAGTGCAGCAGCTGTTGGTCTAGCAATGGTATTACCTTTTATTAATCAAGCTTTATTTAGCGATAATGCTGGTCAAGTCACATTGGAATGGTTTGTGTTGGCTATTTTCTTTGTCTCAATGATACAGTCATATCAAACCATTTATCAAAGTCAAAACAAAATTCGCTGTCAATTTATTTCTGCCATGATTGGCTTAGGCGTTAAAATTATCGCCACACCAATTTTGACTTTTCACTTTGGAACAATCGGATCTAGTATAAGTACGTTACTCGGTTTAGGCGTTTGTCTAGGCTTATTTCAATTAAATTTTAGAAGAGACTCAAAGAAGGATTCGTTCAGAGGGCATTCTTTAGGTAAATTGTTAGTGAGTCTACTAGTGATGTTTTGTGTTTTAATTGGGTATCGTTTGTTAATTAATCAAGTAATCGGTACTAGTCGTAGTTTAGCGCTACTTGCAACATTTGGTGGTGTTCTAATTGGCTTTATTAGCTACCTTATGTGTTTGCTAAGATTTAAAGTTTTCACACAAGAAGAGTGGCTACTCTTACCATTTGGTGATAAAGTAGTCAAAAGACTAAAAAAACGTTAG
- a CDS encoding S1 domain-containing RNA-binding protein, producing the protein MSIEVGVKLPGKVSGITNFGAFVELGEGKTGLVHISEVSNSFVKDIHDVLSVGDEVEVKVMSVGDDGKIGLSIKRANEEAQPERPERKREFKKDFKKDFKKNNYQKSDRGSTNRKPVAPPKKESFDTLMSSFLKDSDDRLSTLKRSTEGKRGGRGGRRS; encoded by the coding sequence ATGTCAATTGAAGTAGGGGTAAAATTACCTGGGAAAGTTTCAGGAATTACCAATTTTGGTGCATTTGTTGAGTTAGGTGAAGGCAAAACAGGATTAGTTCACATCAGTGAAGTATCGAATAGCTTTGTTAAAGACATTCATGATGTATTAAGTGTCGGCGATGAAGTAGAGGTAAAAGTTATGTCTGTTGGTGATGACGGAAAGATTGGTTTGTCAATTAAGCGTGCCAATGAAGAAGCGCAGCCAGAAAGACCAGAACGCAAAAGAGAATTCAAAAAAGACTTCAAAAAAGATTTTAAGAAAAATAATTATCAAAAATCTGACCGTGGCTCAACGAATCGTAAACCAGTAGCTCCACCGAAAAAAGAAAGTTTCGATACATTGATGAGCTCATTCTTAAAAGATAGTGATGATCGTTTAAGTACATTAAAACGTAGTACTGAAGGCAAACGCGGTGGTCGAGGCGGACGTCGTAGTTAA